Proteins from a genomic interval of Salvelinus alpinus chromosome 7, SLU_Salpinus.1, whole genome shotgun sequence:
- the LOC139580404 gene encoding ADP-ribosylation factor-like protein 3: MGLLSILRKLKSTPDQEVRILLLGLDNGGKTTLLKQLASEDISHITPTQGFNIKSVQSQGFKLNVWDIGGQRKIRPYWRNYFENTDVLIYVIDSADRKRFEETGQELAELLDEEKLSGVPVLIFANKQDLLTAAPASEIAEGLNLHTIRDRVWQIQSCSALTGEGVQDGMNWLCKSVNAKKK, encoded by the exons ATG GGTTTGCTGTCAATCCTTCGGAAGCTAAAGAGCACACCAGATCAGGAGGTTCGGATCTTGTTGCTGGGTTTGGACAACGGGGGAAAGACCACTCTGCTGAAACAACTGGCTTCCGAGGACATCAGTCACATCACCCCCACACAG ggcttCAACATAAAGAGTGTTCAGTCTCAGGGTTTTAAGTTGAATGTGTGGGACATCGGGGGACAGAGGAAGATCAGACCCTACTGGAGAAACTACTTTGAGAACACTGATGTGCTG ATTTACGTCATCGACAGTGCAGACAGAAAAAGATTTGAGGAGACGGGGCAG GAGCTGGCTGAGCTGTTGGATGAGGAGAAGCTGAGTGGGGTTCCAGTGCTGATATTTGCCAACAAGCAGGACCTGCTGACGGCAGCCCCAGCCTCTGAGATCGCTGAGGGACTTAACCTGCACACCATCCGGGACCGCGTCTGGCAGATCCAGTCCTGCTCTGCCCTCACCGGGGAGGGGGTACAG GACGGAATGAACTGGCTCTGCAAGAGTGTCAATGCTAAGAAGAAGTA